A part of Vigna radiata var. radiata cultivar VC1973A chromosome 11, Vradiata_ver6, whole genome shotgun sequence genomic DNA contains:
- the LOC106776903 gene encoding uncharacterized protein LOC106776903: MESGCCFCFFSSKKSVVVGRNGRSSSEEVQWGKNDEMLSDRSTFSVKEQEKRLKKALEEEEKVSKEAERVVQWVKHESAKIHLSAVKSVLNEPQKESNVV, translated from the coding sequence ATGGAATCAGGATGTTGCTTTTGCTTCTTCTCGAGCAAGAAGAGTGTTGTTGTTGGAAGGAATGGCAGAAGCAGTTCAGAAGAGGTTCAGTGGGGAAAGAATGATGAGATGCTATCTGACAGAAGCACGTTTTCTGtgaaagaacaagaaaagaggTTGAAGAAAGCtttggaagaggaagaaaaggttAGCAAGGAAGCAGAGAGGGTTGTCCAATGGGTCAAGCACGAATCTGCAAAAATTCATCTTTCTGCAGTCAAATCAGTTCTTAATGAACCTCAAAAAGAATCAAATGTTGTGTAA
- the LOC106776900 gene encoding probable serine/threonine-protein kinase PBL15: MKEPSKAWRPFTANCCSTEDQTVFKNFSRCKPSRSDLSKNIAPLPSFRRLSFSDLSRSSSVRINEDLAQSFGSDLFDFQLSELRAITQNFSSNFLLGEGGFGTVHKGYVDDHLRLGLKAQPVAVKLLDIEGLQGHREWLAEVIFLGQLRHPNLVKLIGYCCEDEERLLVYEFMPRGSLENHLFRRLTSIPWGTRLKIAIGAAKGLSFLHGAEKPVIYRDFKTSNVLLDSEFTAKLSDFGLAKMGPEGSNTHVSTRVMGTYGYAAPEYISTGHLTTKSDVYSFGVVLLELLTGRRATDKTRPKTEQNLVDWSKPYLSSSRRLRYIVDPRLAGQYSVKGAKEIARLALQCISLNPKDRPRMPMIVETLEGLQQYKDMAVTSGHWPVSQKSTRNKVSNNKTNMNTRAGANHKQPSPVLSKKT, encoded by the exons ATGAAGGAACCATCAAAGGCATGGAGACCCTTCACTGCAAATTGCTGCTCCACAGAGGATCAAACCGTGTTCAAGAACTTCAGCAGGTGCAAGCCTTCACGTTCTGATTTGTCAAAGAACATTGCTCCTTTGCCATCGTTCAGGAGGCTCTCCTTCTCCGATCTCAGTCGTTCCTCGTCTGTGCGAATCAATGAGGATCTTGCACAGTCTTTTGGCTCGGATTTGTTTGATTTTCAGCTGAGTGAGCTCCGTGCCATAACTCAGAATTTCAGCAGCAACTTCTTGCTGGGAGAAGGAGGGTTTGGAACTGTGCATAAGGGCTACGTAGATGATCATCTCAGGCTTGGTTTGAAGGCACAACCTGTTGCTGTCAAGCTTCTTGACATTGAAGGCTTGCAAGGACACCGTGAATGGCTG GCAGAAGTGATTTTTCTTGGGCAGTTAAGACACCCCAATTTGGTTAAGTTGATTGGGTATTGTTGTGAAGATGAAGAACGATTACTTGTCTATGAATTCATGCCACGAGGAAGTTTGGAGAATCACCTCTTCAGAA GGCTAACCTCAATTCCATGGGGGACAAGATTAAAAATTGCAATAGGTGCTGCTAAAGGCCTTTCCTTCTTGCATGGAGCTGAGAAACCAGTCATTTATAGAGACTTCAAGACTTCCAATGTTTTGCTTGATTCA GAGTTCACAGCGAAATTGTCAGATTTTGGACTTGCTAAAATGGGGCCAGAGGGATCCAACACACATGTTTCAACCAGAGTAATGGGCACTTATGGATATGCAGCACCAGAATACATCTCAACAG GGCATTTAACAACCAAAAGTGATGTCTACAGCTTTGGGGTAGTCCTGCTAGAACTGCTGACAGGAAGAAGAGCAACAGACAAAACAAGACCAAAGACTGAGCAAAACCTTGTGGATTGGTCAAAACCTTACTTGAGTAGCAGTAGGAGGTTGAGGTACATTGTCGATCCAAGGCTTGCAGGCCAATATTCTGTGAAGGGTGCAAAGGAAATTGCCCGTTTGGCATTGCAATGCATAAGTTTGAATCCTAAAGACAGACCAAGAATGCCAATGATTGTTGAAACTCTTGAAGGCTTACAACAGTACAAGGACATGGCTGTTACCAGCGGACACTGGCCAGTGTCACAAAAATCTACTAGGAATAAAGTCTCCAACAATAAGACGAATATGAACACTAGAGCCGGTGCAAACCACAAGCAACCATCACCAGTTCTGAGCAAAAAAACTTGA
- the LOC106776899 gene encoding uncharacterized protein LOC106776899, with protein sequence MAFNNKSKKSSSPSNFTFCVTLFFLVLFTIPTFFLLHTPTTCTTLSKTWSGDLLLAEFAWNKLPFLEQNPSPVPLKVAVFSRKWPIGSTPGGMERHAYTLHTALAQRGHKVHIFTSPPQEETTSTFCSDATGHQEDVNAPSSPFIHCHEGEPGKWRYNKAWEQFLEQNQKEPFDVVHSESVALPHWLAHDLPNLAVSWHGIALESLQSSLFQDLARRIDEPRSPDFDKGLYGVLPKILNEIRFFRNYAHHVAISDSCGEMLRDVYQIPSRRVHVILNGVDEGDFREDVELGKEFRTKIGIPSNASLVLGVAGRLVRDKGHPLLHEAYSRLITKHPNVYLIVAGSGPWENRYRDLGNQVLVLGSMSLSMLRAFYNAIDIFVNPTLRPQGLDLTLMEAMMSGKPLLASRFPSIKGSVVVDDEFGFMFSPNVESLMEALEAVVKEGKVRLARRGKACREYAVSMFTATKMALAYERLFLCIKEDKFCNYH encoded by the coding sequence ATGGCCTTCAACAACAAATCCAAGAAGTCCAGTTCCCCTTCTAATTTTACTTTCTGTGTCACCCTTTTCTTCCTTGTCCTCTTCACCATACCAACATTTTTCCTCCTCCACACACCCACCACATGCACCACCCTTTCCAAAACCTGGTCAGGTGATCTTCTTTTAGCCGAATTCGCATGGAACAAACTCCCGTTTCTAGAACAGAACCCTTCACCCGTACCTCTCAAAGTCGCTGTCTTCTCTAGAAAATGGCCTATTGGAAGCACTCCTGGTGGCATGGAGCGCCATGCGTACACACTTCACACTGCTCTAGCTCAGCGGGGCCACAAGGTTCATATATTCACCTCTCCTCCACAAGAAGAAACCACTTCGACCTTTTGTTCAGACGCAACCGGTCACCAAGAAGATGTTAATGCTCCTTCTTCACCATTCATACATTGCCATGAGGGGGAGCCAGGCAAGTGGCGCTACAACAAAGCATGGGAACAGTTTCTGGAACAAAACCAGAAAGAACCCTTCGATGTTGTTCACTCAGAAAGTGTAGCACTTCCTCACTGGCTCGCTCACGACCTTCCAAACCTTGCAGTTTCGTGGCATGGCATAGCACTTGAGAGTTTGCAATCTAGCCTTTTCCAAGACTTAGCTCGTAGAATTGATGAACCTAGATCCCCGGATTTTGACAAAGGCTTATACGGGGTTCTCCCTAAGATTCTAAATGAGATAAGGTTCTTCAGAAACTATGCACACCATGTTGCTATCAGTGATAGTTGTGGTGAAATGTTAAGAGATGTGTACCAAATCCCCAGCAGAAGAGTGCATGTGATTCTTAATGGAGTTGATGAGGGTGACTTCAGAGAAGATGTGGAATTGGGAAAGGAATTTAGAACCAAAATTGGCATTCCAAGCAATGCTAGTTTAGTGCTTGGTGTCGCTGGAAGATTAGTTAGGGACAAAGGCCACCCTCTCCTTCATGAAGCATACTCTAGGCTAATAACAAAACATCCTAATGTGTATTTGATTGTAGCTGGCTCAGGACCATGGGAGAACCGATATAGGGATTTAGGAAATCAAGTTCTTGTTCTTGGATCCATGAGTCTTTCCATGCTACGAGCATTCTACAATGCCATTGACATTTTTGTCAATCCTACACTTAGACCACAAGGCCTTGATCTTACTCTGATGGAAGCCATGATGAGTGGGAAACCCCTTTTGGCATCAAGATTTCCAAGCATCAAAGGTAGTGTTGTGGTGGATGATGAATTTGGCTTTATGTTCTCTCCCAACGTGGAATCCCTCATGGAGGCACTTGAAGCAGTGGTGAAGGAAGGAAAGGTAAGGCTTGCAAGGAGGGGAAAGGCATGCCGTGAATATGCAGTTTCTATGTTTACAGCAACAAAGATGGCGTTGGCCTATGAGAGACTATTCCTGTGcataaaagaagataaattttGTAACTATCATTGA